Within the Haloarcula sp. CBA1127 genome, the region TGCCGCCCCTCGCGGGACGACGGAGTACGACACCGACCACCACCGCTGCCCGCACTGTGGCTCGACAGATGTGAACTGGGTCGCAGAGAGTGTCGTCTGTCTACGGTGTTCCCGTCCGACAGCCGAGACGAACTAATACACAGAATCCGTTTTCAGAGTGGGGCAAAATGTCGGTATTATGTATCCATATTTTGGCGTTCTAATATCTGATGCCTTCTATAGAAATACATCTGCGGTCTACTTTATTCGGTTTGCCATTAACATCCCGATTATAGGCAGATATATATTTACTCAGCCCAGTAAGAGCCAAGGATTGGAGAAAAGAGAGCGATACGGACGGATCGTGCTGGTCACGTCGTCGGTTCGGTCGACTCGGGCAGTGACGCCGATTCGGTGCGTTCCTCGATCAGCAGTCGCCGATTGACGATGTGATCGACGACAGTAGTGCTGTCGAGAATTTCCGTCTCACCGTCGTGGGTATCCGGGTCGCCGGCGTAGCGCCGTATCTTGAACGAATCCATCGCGTTCCGGTTCTCCGAGACTGGTTCGATAACGTCGAGGTACTCGTGGGTGGCGGTATTACGATAGGTCTCTCCCGTGGCAAAGCCGACAACAGGGACATCCGCAGGCCACTCCCACGAGAACTGCCGGAGATACTGGTCGAACTGCCAGACGAGATGCGCTGGGTCGATATCGTCGTCGAGCGCTCCCACGGCGGCCGAGTCGAGTGTCCGGTCCCAGTAGTCGACGACGCAGTCCTTGAGATCGTCTTGCAGACAGTCCTCAACCAGTTTCTGCTCGATCGGATAGCCGATTTCGATGGCAACGATAGCGTGTCGGTCGAGATGGGTGAGACAGCGCTGGCATTCAATCTCGAACACGGACAGACCAAGTGGGTTCTCAGCAGTCAAGTGCGCCAGTTCGTTTCCGCAATTGGGACACCAGAGAAACAACACCCCGTTGTCTGCACCGGACAGTTCACCGAGCACAGTCAGGTCATCAAACGCAGTGTCGGGCTCGTTCGTCAGGGGGTCGGATTCCGACTCCGGGGCGGTCTCTGCGGCATCATCCGCGTATTTGGCCAGCTTTCGGTCTTTCAGTAGTGACTTGATAACCGAATCGTGCGAGGAGTGCGACTCTGTGTCACGTATCTTCTCTATCTGTTCTTTCGTCCAATCACGTACGCGGATAGTTGCCATTTGTCACACATTCAAACCAAGCTACAAAAACATTTTCCTTTTATAATGAAGGTTAATCTTCGCGCAGAACCACCACGTAGAGGTCCGTTAATGACTGGCAGCAGAGATACGCCGCTTGATTTCGGTGTTCGAGACACGTATCTGGGTGGCTGCCAGCCGATGGGTGACGAGGTCAAGGAGGTCCAGTTCGGACAGTAGTCTCCGGGCGTGTGTCTGGCTCAAATCGAGACGCTGGGTCACCTCGTCCAGTGAGGTGGACTGGGTAACAGTCTGTGCGAGGTCGGCCACAGTCACGTCCTGAGAGATACCGATTCCGTCCGCGACGAGATTGTCGTCGCTGTCCTGCGAGTCCGCCTCAGCGAGCAGGTCGGCGACTGATCTGGCTCCCAGTCCGTCCGGTTCCTCGGGTTGGCTGTTGTCGCCCGCCCTGTCCTCAGAAGGGTCCGACTCGACCGAGGAGCTGGCGTCGGTATCAGTCTCGGAATCTGTCTGTACGTCCGCAAGGCTGAGTCCCCCTGCCTGTGGCGTTGTATCAGTCGGGTCGTGGATATCGTACTCCACCATATATCGACGCACAGTTTCGGAGGTCACGTCGGCATCAAGCGCCTCGGTCATCTCCGGGAACGTATCGCAGGCCTCGTAGGCCGCCTGGAGTGCCTCGGGGTCCTTGTATGCTGGCACGGAATCCGACTGCGAGAGGGTTTCTGCCAGTTCATTGGACGTGTCTCCCTGATCGTCTGCTGGTACTGGTATGTCAGTTCCGACGGGGACGGTAACCGTCACGTCAATCTCAACCCGCTTATCGTTCAAATCGAACTCCTCAGCGTCGACAGATACGTCGTCGTGTATCGATACGCCACCAAATACCGGCGTCGCAAGCGTCAGGTCGGCACTGATTTCGTCGTTATCCGCTGTCGTCTGGCCCCTGACTGAGACCGATTTGATCTCAGTGTCAGACGAATCTAGGCACTCGAGCACCTGCGTGAACGTCTCAAAGGCGTCACTAACTACCATATCACACTCACGCACACAGTCCCACTATTACATACGGGAACCGGAAATATTTGCAATAACAAACTGTATAGACAGATTTGGTCCGTCAACCCCGCTGCGGTCGAAATACAGTGTGTACAGAATGTTCACACTACCGGTGAAATCGAGATATCGTCCGGGCCTTTTACAGGCTAAGGGTGTTACTTTTACAGCCGGAAAGGGCGACTCTCCGCAATTCGTAGAAGAATTTGATGTACACCCTGAGAGTGTATAAATTTGCGCCAGTCGAAAGGGTATCATTCCCATCCTGTAACTGACCTACAACCGGTCCCAGAGTTCGGCACTCGCATCGCCGACGGCGGTCATGTCCGAATCATCGACGCCGGTGACGCCTGATTCCTGTTCGTACACAGACTCCCCATCGATAATCGTCCGGGTAACGTCTGCACGGCTTGCGGCGCTGACAACGTAGTAGGGTGCACTCCCGTCCAACACCGGATTCGGCCCCAGATCCAGCGTGACGAAATCACCCCGTTTGCCGACCTCGATGCTGCCGATAGCGTCGTCCATCCCCAGCACCGCCGCACTGCCGATTGTCGCCCATTCGAGGGAAGTGGCCATGTCGAAGCCGCCCGGGTTACGCTGCTTGAGTTTGTGGATACCGACGGCTGAACGCATGGTCTCGAACATATCCGGATCCCACCCGTCGTCACCAAGCCCGATTGTCATTTCGTGGGCTTGCATCGTTTCGACATCGGCGATACCGACGGCGTTGTTGATATTGGAATAGGGGTTGTGAGCGACGTTAACGTCGTTTTCTGCGAGCACTTCGATTTCGGACTCGGTGGAATGGACGCAGTGGGCGGCGATGATCTCGGCGTCGAAAAATCCCATGTCCTCGAGCGCGAACACCGGTCGTTTCCCGTAGTCGGCGATGGATTCGTGCACGTCGACCAGTCCCTCTTCGAGGTGAATCTGGATGGGACGGTCGTCGTCGGTAGCCCGGTCGACGCACTCCTCGACGATGTCTTCGGTGTTGGTAAACAGCGTGTGGAGGCAGTAGTGGCCGGACACGGTGTCGTACTGGTCCTCCGCTTCGTCGATAAATCGCTTATTCTCCGCGATTCCATCTCTGGCCTGGGCTTCGGAGTTTCGGGCTGTTGTCTCGAACGTAATCATCCCACGAATCGGTGTCTGTGAAACTCCCTCTGCGACGGCGTCGAGACCGCCCGGCAGCGTGTTTGGCCCGGAGTAGTTGTCACAGAAGGTGGTGACGCCGCTCTGAAGCATCTCGACAGCGGAACCCAGTGCGGACAGGCGAGCGTCACGTTCGGTAAACGCCTCGTCGACGTTCCACCAGATATCGACGAGCGCTTCGTAGAAACTCTCAGGAGACGCAGCGAGCGGCGCGCCGCGAATCGGGAGTGCGTACATGTGGGTATGACAGTTCACCAACCCCGGGATGACGACTTCCTCGGTGGCGTCAACAACCTCGTCGCCCGAGGCGTACCCGTCCTCAATAGCCACGATTTCACCGTCCTCGACAACGACGTGTACCTCTGACCGGACCGTGCGCTCATCGTCCATCGTGATGAGCGTCCCTGCGTTCAGTATCACAGGTTGGGGGAAACCGTCAACCGACTAAAAGCTACTCCGCCCCAGAACGGCCTTACCAGCCACTCTATCACAACCACCG harbors:
- a CDS encoding amidohydrolase family protein, coding for MILNAGTLITMDDERTVRSEVHVVVEDGEIVAIEDGYASGDEVVDATEEVVIPGLVNCHTHMYALPIRGAPLAASPESFYEALVDIWWNVDEAFTERDARLSALGSAVEMLQSGVTTFCDNYSGPNTLPGGLDAVAEGVSQTPIRGMITFETTARNSEAQARDGIAENKRFIDEAEDQYDTVSGHYCLHTLFTNTEDIVEECVDRATDDDRPIQIHLEEGLVDVHESIADYGKRPVFALEDMGFFDAEIIAAHCVHSTESEIEVLAENDVNVAHNPYSNINNAVGIADVETMQAHEMTIGLGDDGWDPDMFETMRSAVGIHKLKQRNPGGFDMATSLEWATIGSAAVLGMDDAIGSIEVGKRGDFVTLDLGPNPVLDGSAPYYVVSAASRADVTRTIIDGESVYEQESGVTGVDDSDMTAVGDASAELWDRL